The genome window AGAGTAATCCTTTTCTAAACTAAGGGATTTAATATAGAAAAAGAGGGGGTAACACCTCTCTTTTTTGTTTTCTGTTGACAAGTAGCACTAAAGCATATATACTAAACTAGTGCCTTGAGATAGATTAACAATCAAGTTTGAGGTTATGCTGTTGTAATAGAAAATAAACTTGAAAAAAATATAAAAAAAACTTGAAAAAATGTAACATATGATATAAAATATAATAGTGTGCTTGAGAGATTAAGAAAATAAGAATTAAATCCTAGTGAAATACGAACTGATATCGATTTGAAAGTTACAACACACCCGGAGCAGTGTATCGGTATTAGTTGTACGCAACTTGAAAATTAAACACGTGATAAAGGAGGGAAAACAAAATGGCTAAGAATGAAAAAATAAGAATAAGATTAAAATCATATGATCACAAATTATTAGATTTTTCAGCAGGGAAAATAGTTGAAACTGCTAAAAAGGCTGGTTCACAAGTTTCAGGACCTGTGCCTCTACCAACAGAAAAACAAGTTGTAACTATATTAAGAGCTGTACATAAGTACAAAGACTCTAGAGAACAATTTGAAATAAGAACTCATAAAAGACTAATCGACATAGCTAATCCAACACCTAAGACAGTTGACTCATTAATGAGATTAGACTTACCAGCAGGTGTAGATATAGAAATAAAATTATAAGAACCCCTAAGATATTATCCTATAGGTAACTATCTTAGAATGATTACTCTAAAAGATGTAATCCGCTGTAAGAATTATAGGAGGTGCTAATATGAAAGGAATATTAGGCAAAAAAGTTGGTATGACTCAAATATTCACTGATAAAGGTGTAGTTATACCTGTAACAGCTGTTGAAGCAGGACCTATGGTCGTTACTCAAATAAAAACAGTTGATAAAGATGGATACAACGCTATACAAATAGGTTTTGAAGATGCTAAAGAAAAAGCTTTAAACAAACCTAAAAAAGGACATTTAGCTGCTGCTAATGTTTTAAAGAAACATTTAAAAGAATTTAGAGTAGATTCTGTAGAAGGATACACAGTAGGACAAGAAATAAAAGCTGATGTATTTGAAGCAGGTGCAAAAATAGATGTTACTGGAATAAGTAAAGGTAAGGGATTCCAAGGTCCAATAAAAAGACATGGACAAAGTAGAGGTCCTGAAACTCACGGTTCTAGATACCACAGAAGACCAGGTTCGATGGGAGCTTGTTCTTACCCTGGTAGAGTATTTAAAAACAAAAAATTAGCTGGACACATGGGAAGCGTAAAGGTAACAGTTCAAAACTTAGAGGTTGTTAAAGTAGATGCTGATAAGAACCTTATATTAGTTAAAGGAGCTATACCAGGAGCTAAAGGTTCAGTAGTAACTATAAAAGAAGCTATAAAGGTTTCTAAATAATGACTAACCTAGAGAAAGGAGGAATAACAATGCCAAAATTAAATGTACTAAATGTTAGTGGACAAAACGTTGGAGAAATAGAATTATCAGATTCTATATTTGGCGTAGAAGTTAATGGACATGTTTTATATGAAGTTGTAAAAAATCAATTAGCAAATAAGAGACAAGGAACTCAATCTGCTAAAACTAGAGCAGAAGTTAGAGGTGGCGGAAGAAAACCTTGGAAACAAAAAGGAACAGGTAGAGCAAGACAAGGTTCTACAAGATCTGTACAATGGGTAGGTGGAGGAGTTGCTTTTGCACCTAAACCAAGAAGCTACAAATATACATTACCTAAGAAGGTAAGAAGATTAGCTATGAAGAGTGCTTTATCTTCAAAAGTTCAAAATAGTGAAGTTATAGTATTAGATGCATTAAACATGGATGCTCCTAAAACTAAAGAATTCGCTCAAATATTAAACAATATAAATGCTGCTAAAAAAGCTTTAGTAGTTATAGCTGACAAAAACGATAACGTAATAAAATCAGCTAGAAATATAGAAGGTGTTCAAACTGCATTAGTTAATACTATGAATGTATATGACATATTAAAGTATGATTCATTTATAATAACTACAGATGCTGTTAAAAAAGTGGAGGAGGTGTACGCATAATGACTAATCCACATGATGTAATAATAAGACCAGTTGTAACTGAGCACAGTATGGCTGAAATGGGTGAAAAAAAATACACTTTTGTTGTGGCTAAAGATGCGAACAAAACTGAAATAAAAAAAGCAGTAGAAAAAGTATTTGGAGTTAGTGTTGATAAAGTAAATACTTTAAACTACGATGGAAAAGTTAAAAGAATGGGTAGAACTCAAGGAAGAACAGCAAGCTTTAAGAAAGCAGTAGTTAAATTAACTGCTGATAGTAAAGAAATAGAATTCTTCCAAGGAATGTAGTATTATAACAAACGAAGGAGGGAAAACAGATGGCTATAAAAAAGTTTAGACCAACTTCTCCTGCCTTAAGACAAATGACAGTTTTAGTTTCTGATGAAATAACATGTAATCAACCAGAAAAATCTCTTTTAGTTAACTTAAAGAAAAATGCTGGTAGAAACGTACATGGTAGAATAACTGTTCGTCATAGAGGTGGAGGACAAAAAAGAAAATATAGAATAATAGATTTTAAAAGAGATAAAGATGGTATACCTGCTAAGGTTGCTACTATAGAATATGATCCAAATAGAACTGCAAATATCGCATTATTAAACTATGCTGATGGTGAAAAAAGATATATATTAGCTCCAGTTGGAATTAATGTTGGAGATACTATATTATCAGGATTAGGTGCTGATATAAAACCAGGAAACTGTTTAGCATTAAAAGATATGCCAGTTGGTACTATCATCCATAATATAGAATTAAAGCCAGGAAAAGGAGCTCAATTAGTTAGATCTGCTGGAGTTTCTGCACAATTAATGGCTAAAGAAGGAAAAAATGCTTTATTAAGATTACCATCAGGTGAGATGAGACTAGTAAGTATAAACTGTAAAGCTACTATAGGACAAGT of Clostridioides sp. ES-S-0054-01 contains these proteins:
- the rpsJ gene encoding 30S ribosomal protein S10, whose product is MAKNEKIRIRLKSYDHKLLDFSAGKIVETAKKAGSQVSGPVPLPTEKQVVTILRAVHKYKDSREQFEIRTHKRLIDIANPTPKTVDSLMRLDLPAGVDIEIKL
- the rplC gene encoding 50S ribosomal protein L3; translation: MKGILGKKVGMTQIFTDKGVVIPVTAVEAGPMVVTQIKTVDKDGYNAIQIGFEDAKEKALNKPKKGHLAAANVLKKHLKEFRVDSVEGYTVGQEIKADVFEAGAKIDVTGISKGKGFQGPIKRHGQSRGPETHGSRYHRRPGSMGACSYPGRVFKNKKLAGHMGSVKVTVQNLEVVKVDADKNLILVKGAIPGAKGSVVTIKEAIKVSK
- the rplD gene encoding 50S ribosomal protein L4 codes for the protein MPKLNVLNVSGQNVGEIELSDSIFGVEVNGHVLYEVVKNQLANKRQGTQSAKTRAEVRGGGRKPWKQKGTGRARQGSTRSVQWVGGGVAFAPKPRSYKYTLPKKVRRLAMKSALSSKVQNSEVIVLDALNMDAPKTKEFAQILNNINAAKKALVVIADKNDNVIKSARNIEGVQTALVNTMNVYDILKYDSFIITTDAVKKVEEVYA
- the rplW gene encoding 50S ribosomal protein L23, which gives rise to MTNPHDVIIRPVVTEHSMAEMGEKKYTFVVAKDANKTEIKKAVEKVFGVSVDKVNTLNYDGKVKRMGRTQGRTASFKKAVVKLTADSKEIEFFQGM
- the rplB gene encoding 50S ribosomal protein L2, encoding MAIKKFRPTSPALRQMTVLVSDEITCNQPEKSLLVNLKKNAGRNVHGRITVRHRGGGQKRKYRIIDFKRDKDGIPAKVATIEYDPNRTANIALLNYADGEKRYILAPVGINVGDTILSGLGADIKPGNCLALKDMPVGTIIHNIELKPGKGAQLVRSAGVSAQLMAKEGKNALLRLPSGEMRLVSINCKATIGQVGNIEHGNVVIGKAGRKRHMGIRPTVRGSVMNPNDHPHGGGEGRSPIGRPSPVTPWGKPALGYKTRKKNKASNKLIVSRRTK